GAGGGCCTTCAGGACACGCTCTACCTCGGCAACCTGGACGCGAAGCGGGACTGGGGGTTCGCCGGCGACTACGTAGAGGCTATGTGGCGCATGCTTCAGCAGGACGAGCCCGGCGACTATGTCGTCGCCACCGGCGAGAGCCACAGCGTGCGTGAGTTTGTCGAGGCCGCGTTCGGCCATGCCGGACTCGACTGGACGAAGCACGTCACCATCGATCCGCGCTATTACCGTCCGACTGAGGTAGATCATCTCTGCGGCGATGCAACGTTAGCGCGCACGCGCCTCGACTGGACGTGTCACATCGGCTTCGAAGAGCTCGTCCGCATGATGGTTGACGCCGATGTCGAGCTGGCGCGCCAGGAACGTACACTCGCCGATGCGGGACATGTCCTGCCGCTGCGCGGCGCGGTCAGCCCATGAGACCTGCTGACCGGGTGTTCGTTGCCGGACACGCCGGGCTCGTCGGCTCCGCGATCGTGCGACGACTCGAGTCGGAGAACTTTTCGCAGCTGCTTCTCCGCTCGCGCGCGGAGCTCGATCTCACTGATGCCATGGCGGTCCGGCGCTTCTTCGACCAGGAACGCCCGGCCTACGTCTTCCTGGCCGCCGCGAAAGTCGGCGGCATCATGGCGAACGACACCTATCCCGCGGATTTCATCCGGGACAATCTCGCCATCGAACTGGCCGTCATTGACGCCGCTCACCGCGCGGGTGTGCGCAGGCTGCTCTTCCTCGGCAGCAGCTGCGTGTACCCGAAGCATGCGCCACAGCCGATGAAGGAGGAGCATCTGCTGAGCGGCCCGCTCGAGCCCACCAACGAGTGGTACGCTATTGCAAAGATTGCGGGCATCAAGCTCTGTCAGGCGTACCGTCGCCAGCACGGCGATGATTTCATCAGTGTCATGCCCACGAACCTCTATGGACCGGGCGACAACTTCGACCTTGCCTCGAGTCACGTCCTGCCGGCGCTCATCCGCAGGTTCCACGAGGCGCGCGAGGCCGGCGCACAGGAAGTTGTGCTCTGGGGTACCGGATCGCCTCGCAGGGAGTTCATGCACGTCGACGATCTCGCCGACGCATGCGTATACCTCATGCGGCACTACGACGGTGAGGCGCCTGTAAATGTCGGTGTGGGCAAGGATATCTCCATTGCCGATCTGGCCGCGGTCGTCGCGACTGTCGTCGGATACCGCGGTGCAGTCTCGTATGACACATCCAAGCCGGACGGTACCCCACGCAAGCTGCTGGATGTGGAGCGGCTCGCCGCCCTCGGCTGGTCCCCGCGCATTGGTCTCCGTGAGGGAATCGAGTCGACGTACCAGTGGTACCTGCGACAGCGGGGTGGGACGGCCGTACCGCAGGCGGTCGAGTGATGGCAGGCATTGCTACAGCCTGCCCCGTCTGTGGCGGCGCGCGGACCTATGTGTTCACGCAGCTCCTCCTCTCGAAGCATCACGTGGACTACTTCTCTTGCGACGGGTGCGGGTTACTTCAGACGGAGACACCTCACTGGCTCGATGAGGCATACGGTCGCGCCATCGCGGACTTGGACACGGGCCTGCTCGCGCGAAACCTGTCGGTCGCGCGGCGCATATCCACCCTGCTTCATCTCTGGTTCGAGCCGCGTGCACGGTTCCTCGACATGGCGGGTGGCTACGGCATCCTCACGCGCCTCATGCGTGACGCTGGCTTTCATTTCTATTGGGATGACCCGTACTGCGAGAACCTGTTCGCGCGCGGCTTCGAGGCCGCCGCCGCCGAGTCATTCGCTGCTGTCACCGCCATCGAGGTTCTCGAGCACGTCCAGGACCCGTATGAGTTTCTCATGCGCGCACTCTCCCGCAGCCGCGAGGGCGTTGTCATCGTGACGACCGAGTTGTTCAGCGGGAGTCCGCCCGCCCGGGACTGGTGGTACTACACGCCCGATACTGGTCAGCACGTCAGCTTCTATCAGCTGCGGACGCTCCACGCACTCGCCGACCGCCTGCGGTGTCAGCTTCTGTCATACGGCACGCTGCACGTGTTCACGCGCAGCAGACGCAGCCCCATGCTCGCGGCAGCGGCCACCGGGCGACTCGGCAGGATGTCGGTCGGCGTCGTGCGGCGGCGGCGCAGCTCGCTGACGTTCGCGGATCACATCACGCTGGCCAAGCGGCTGTCGGCGCCGGGCAGGGTCGAGTCGTGAGCATGCCTCCAGGCGGCGCTCAGCGGCGCGCACTGATCTTTGGCGTTTCCGGTCAGGACGGATCCTATCTGGCGAAGTTCCTGCTGTCGCAGGGGTACGAGGTCTACGGCGCGTCGCGCGATGCGGAGATTACGGGCTTCGAGAACCTGGTTGCGTTGGGTATTCGCGAGTCCGTTCACGTCGTATCCGTGAACATGACCGACTTCAGGAGCACGCTCGATGCCGTCCTCCAGTTCCAGCCGGACGAGATCTACAACCTCGCCGGCCAGAGCTCAGTAGGGCTGTCCTTTCAGCAGCCGATCGAGACGATGGCAAGCATCGTCCTCGGCACGCTCAACCTGCTCGAGGCGGTGCGCTTCGCCGGGCGGCCGATCCGGCTCTACAATGCGGGCTCCGGGGAGTCGTTCGGCGATGTGGCCGGCCCCGCGAACGAGAGCACACCGTTCCAGCCGAAGAGCCCGTATGCATCAGCCAAGGCCGCGGCGTTCTGGGAGGTGGCGAACTATCGCGACGCATACGGCATGTACGCGTGTACAGGCATTCTGTTCAACCACGAATCGCCTCTGCGGCCGCGGCGCTTCGTCACTCGCAAGATCGTGTCGGCGGCATGCCGGATCGCGGCGGGCGAGAACGCCACGCTGAGACTGGGAAACCTCGATATCCGGCGCGACTGGGGCTGGGCGCCAGAGTACGTTGAGGCCATGTGGAGCATGCTCCAGCAGGACGAGCCCGACGATTTCGTGATCGCGACGGGCGGCAACCACAGTCTCGAGGAGTTCGTCGCGACGGCATTCGCGCACTGCGGGCTCGACTGGCGCGACCACGTCGAGGTGGATCCTTCACTGTTCCGTCCGAGCGAGCTGATGGAGAACAGCGGAGATCCCGGCCGTGCTGCAGCTCTGCTCGGCTGGCAAGCCAGGATTCGACTGCCGGCGCTCGTGCCACTGCTCGTCGATGCGGAAGCCGCATCGCTCAACCATCCGCCTGCACGAGCATGAAACCGTACAGGCCGCTGCGCGTTCACTTCGACTTCCAGGTCTTCGCCATCCAGACCTACGGGGGAATCTCCCGATACTTTTCTGAGCTGGTGCGCCGGCTGGACCGCCACGGGGTCGATGCGCGGATCATTGCGCCGCTGCACATCAACGGATATCTGCGGGATCTGCCAAACGTCTCCGGTGTGTGCGTACCTCGCGTGAGGCGCACGGGCCGGCTGCGCCAGTTCGCGAACGCAATTGCATCGCGCACACTGCCACAACATGCTGACATCGTTCACGAGACCTATTACTCATCGTCGGCGTTCCTGCGAGCACGTACTGCCCGTGTCATCACGGTCTATGACATGATTCATGAGCGGTTCAGTGCGGAGCTCGCGCACGATCCGCTGTCGGCGCGCAAGCGAGACGCCGTGCAGCGCGCTGATCACGTGATCTGTATCTCCGAAACGACGCGTCGCGACCTGATCGAGATTCTCGGAGTCGCTCCCGACCGGACGTCCGTCGTGCATCTCGCGGCGTCCCTCCCGGAGCCCGCCGGGCGGTCCGTTATCCCCGACGGCGATCCCTTTCTGCTGCATGTGGGGGAACGCGGCGGCTACAAGAATTTCGATCGCCTCCTGACGGTGTTCGCGCAGACACCCGGATTCGCACGCTCGTTCCGCCTCGTGTGCTTCGGCGGCCCGGCGTTCACCGCTGCCGAGCTGGAGCGGCAGCGGGCGATCGGTGTGGAGCCGGGACGCGTGCTGCACGTGGGCGGTGATGACACCGTTCTTGCTGCACTCTACGCGCGCGCGACCGCGCTGGTGTACCCGTCGCTGTACGAGGGATTCGGCATCCCGCCGCTCGAGGCGATGGTGGCGGGGTGTCCGGTGATATGCAGCACTGGCGGCTCGATACCGGAGATAGTGGCTGATGCCGGCGAATACTTCGATCCGCGGGATGAGGACAGCCTCGCGCGCGCGATCACGCGGGTGATCGAGTCGCCCGAGCGCACGCGCGAGCTGCAGCAGCTGGGTGCCCGGCGCAGCAGCCTGTTCACGTGGGAGCGCTGTGCTCGTCAAACCGCCCGCGTGTACGAGACGCTTGCGGCCAGGACCGGTAGAGCTGCCCCCGCAATCGACGCCATGCCGACGCATGCGCATGACACATTGGCGCGGCCGCCCGCTTCCGCGTAGTGTGTCGTGCATACGGAGAGATCGCTCGAGCGTCAATGAGTGAAATGATGAAGGACGTACATATCGGGTCCGGGCACCGGCTGCTTCCGCTTGTGCTGGCAGTCGCGCTCTCGCTGACACCCTATCCCGGCGCGGACCTGGCGGCACAGGTACAGCCGCCCCCATCGCGGCCAGCTGCCGATACCACGGCGCGCGAGCCCGCTCCGCCGGAGCTGACGGCCCCGCTGCTCGATCTGCCGATCGACCGGACCACGTACCGACTTGGTCCGGACGATGTGATCGATGTGTCGATCTTCGGAGAGGTCAATCGACAATTCTCGGTGCGGGTGACGCCTGAAGGCACGCTGATTCTGCCCGGCATTGGATTTGTGAGCGTGCTGGATCTGAACCTGGACGAAGCCGAAGCGCAGTTGCGGCGGCTCATCAACCGCAACTATCGCAACGTTGAAGTATATGCGACGCTGTCGCGCGTGCGGCGCTTCAACGTGTTCCTCGTTGGCTCCGTTCCCGAGCCGGGCGTGCGTGCGGCATCGGCCGTAATGCGCGTGAGCGAGCTGCTCCCGCCCGGAGACAGCATCATCCGCAGGAACGTGCTCATCCGGCGTGCCAGCGGCGACACGCTGCGCGTAGATCCCGCGCGCTTCCGTCAGCTCGGGGACGTCAACTCCAATCCGCTGCTGCGCCAGGGAGACGTGGTGCTCGTGCCGGCTCTCGATCGTACCGTGATGGTGCTCGGGCGGATGGATTTTCCTGGCACGTACGAGTATCGTCCCGGCGAGTCGCTCGCTGATCTGCTCATTGTGGCGAACGGCGGCGACCAGTTCCCATCGAACGCCGCTGACACGGTGCGCATTGCGCGCTTCACAGCGCCGGAGGAGCGCACGGTCGTGCTGATGTCGCGTGCGGAAGCGCTCGGCGCGCGCGGTCGCGCAATGATCATCGAACCGTTCGACGCCGTTTACTTGCCAGAACGCGCTAATTTCATGCAGCCGAAGTCTGCGATGATCACCGGTCAGGTCGTGCGGCCGGGCACGTATCCTGTCTACCCCGGGGTGACGACGGCGCGGGGGCTGATCGAAATGGCGGGTGGTTTCACCGACGAAGCGTCACTCGTAATGGCCACGCTGCGGCGCGAGCCCGTCAAGCGCGATGACCTGGCACTCGACCTCCAGGGGATACCGCCGGAGCTGTTGACGCCGCACGAGCGCGGAATTCTACTCATCCGCACGCAGGGCGATGAGAGCAATGTCGTGCTCGATTTCCAGGACCTGTTCGCGGGCGGGACGAACGCCCTTGACCAGCCGATCGAGGCGGGCGACTCGCTGCACGTGCCCCGGCGCCGTGATGAGGTGACGGTGCTGGGCGCGGTGCGTCAGCCCGGCGTGGTGCGACACGCGCCCATGCGCCCGCCATCGTTCTTCCTGGATCAGGCGGGTGGCCTTACGCGGCGCGCAGACCGAGGCGAGGTCGTGGTGCTGAAGGCGAAGCTCGGCACGCGGCTTCAGGCATCGGAGGTGGATCAGCTGGATCCCGGCGACACGATTATCGCGCCGTTCAAGGAGACGCGCACGTTCATGGATTTCGTGCGCGACGTCAGTGCAGTCGCAACTCCGCTCTCCGCGCTGATCCTGACCTGGCTGGCGATCCGCAATGCAAACTGAGCACCCGCAGCCAGCCGGCGACCGTCGTGTGAATCTGCTGGTCGTCGCCGCGATCTTCCTGCGCCGCTGGAGACTGGTGGCGCTGGGTGTCCTCGGCGGCCTCGCGCTGTTCATCATGTTCCTGGTTTTGAAGCCGACCATGTATACGGCCAATGCCGTGCTGGTCCCGTCGACCGAAGAAAAGGGCAACAGTCTGCTGGCCGGTCAGTTGCCGACCGGCCTGCTCGGGCTGGCCGGGGGCGCGAATCAGGATCGCCAGAAGCTCATCATTTCGATTCTCCGCAGCAGGACGCTCGCGGATTCGATCTACAGCCAGCTCTACCCATCGAGCACGGATTCGGCGGCTCGCGAGTTCTTCATCCGCCAGCTGCCGAAGCGTCGCAAAATCGATATTACGGCGGAGGGCGCGTATGTAATCTCCATCAGGGACCGGGAGGCGGAGCAGGCGGCGCGGATCGCCAACGAGCATGCGGCACTGACTAACCGCATTACGGCGGAGATCGGCCGCCAGGCATTGAGCGTCAAGCGTGAGTTTCTGGAGCGGCAGCTGGTCGAAGCTCGCGAGCAGCTCGTGGCCTCCGAGAATGCGCTTCTGCAGTACCAGGAGCAGACCGATGCGCCGGACATTCAGGAGCAGTCGCGTCAGACCGTTGAGGCCGCGGCCGAGCTCCAGCGGATGATCTTTCAGAAGGAGCTCGAGGTTATCCAGCTGCGCCGCGTCGCGACGCCGAACAATCCCGAGCTCCAGGCGGCCGTCGCAGAGCTGAACACCATGCGCGACCAGATACGGCGTCTTACCGGCGGTGTCGGCAGCGCCGGCCAGGTGTTCGTTCCGCTCGGTGCGTCACCGGAGCTGAAAGTGGGATCGCTACGGCTGCTCCGCGAGTTCACGAAGGATGAGCAGATCTATCTGTCGCTCACCGCCTCACTCTCCGAGACGCAGCTCGACGTGCAGAA
This window of the Longimicrobiales bacterium genome carries:
- a CDS encoding GDP-mannose 4,6-dehydratase, with the protein product MPPGGAQRRALIFGVSGQDGSYLAKFLLSQGYEVYGASRDAEITGFENLVALGIRESVHVVSVNMTDFRSTLDAVLQFQPDEIYNLAGQSSVGLSFQQPIETMASIVLGTLNLLEAVRFAGRPIRLYNAGSGESFGDVAGPANESTPFQPKSPYASAKAAAFWEVANYRDAYGMYACTGILFNHESPLRPRRFVTRKIVSAACRIAAGENATLRLGNLDIRRDWGWAPEYVEAMWSMLQQDEPDDFVIATGGNHSLEEFVATAFAHCGLDWRDHVEVDPSLFRPSELMENSGDPGRAAALLGWQARIRLPALVPLLVDAEAASLNHPPARA
- a CDS encoding glycosyltransferase family 1 protein: MKPYRPLRVHFDFQVFAIQTYGGISRYFSELVRRLDRHGVDARIIAPLHINGYLRDLPNVSGVCVPRVRRTGRLRQFANAIASRTLPQHADIVHETYYSSSAFLRARTARVITVYDMIHERFSAELAHDPLSARKRDAVQRADHVICISETTRRDLIEILGVAPDRTSVVHLAASLPEPAGRSVIPDGDPFLLHVGERGGYKNFDRLLTVFAQTPGFARSFRLVCFGGPAFTAAELERQRAIGVEPGRVLHVGGDDTVLAALYARATALVYPSLYEGFGIPPLEAMVAGCPVICSTGGSIPEIVADAGEYFDPRDEDSLARAITRVIESPERTRELQQLGARRSSLFTWERCARQTARVYETLAARTGRAAPAIDAMPTHAHDTLARPPASA
- a CDS encoding class I SAM-dependent methyltransferase, giving the protein MAGIATACPVCGGARTYVFTQLLLSKHHVDYFSCDGCGLLQTETPHWLDEAYGRAIADLDTGLLARNLSVARRISTLLHLWFEPRARFLDMAGGYGILTRLMRDAGFHFYWDDPYCENLFARGFEAAAAESFAAVTAIEVLEHVQDPYEFLMRALSRSREGVVIVTTELFSGSPPARDWWYYTPDTGQHVSFYQLRTLHALADRLRCQLLSYGTLHVFTRSRRSPMLAAAATGRLGRMSVGVVRRRRSSLTFADHITLAKRLSAPGRVES
- a CDS encoding GDP-L-fucose synthase translates to MRPADRVFVAGHAGLVGSAIVRRLESENFSQLLLRSRAELDLTDAMAVRRFFDQERPAYVFLAAAKVGGIMANDTYPADFIRDNLAIELAVIDAAHRAGVRRLLFLGSSCVYPKHAPQPMKEEHLLSGPLEPTNEWYAIAKIAGIKLCQAYRRQHGDDFISVMPTNLYGPGDNFDLASSHVLPALIRRFHEAREAGAQEVVLWGTGSPRREFMHVDDLADACVYLMRHYDGEAPVNVGVGKDISIADLAAVVATVVGYRGAVSYDTSKPDGTPRKLLDVERLAALGWSPRIGLREGIESTYQWYLRQRGGTAVPQAVE
- a CDS encoding SLBB domain-containing protein, producing the protein MSEMMKDVHIGSGHRLLPLVLAVALSLTPYPGADLAAQVQPPPSRPAADTTAREPAPPELTAPLLDLPIDRTTYRLGPDDVIDVSIFGEVNRQFSVRVTPEGTLILPGIGFVSVLDLNLDEAEAQLRRLINRNYRNVEVYATLSRVRRFNVFLVGSVPEPGVRAASAVMRVSELLPPGDSIIRRNVLIRRASGDTLRVDPARFRQLGDVNSNPLLRQGDVVLVPALDRTVMVLGRMDFPGTYEYRPGESLADLLIVANGGDQFPSNAADTVRIARFTAPEERTVVLMSRAEALGARGRAMIIEPFDAVYLPERANFMQPKSAMITGQVVRPGTYPVYPGVTTARGLIEMAGGFTDEASLVMATLRREPVKRDDLALDLQGIPPELLTPHERGILLIRTQGDESNVVLDFQDLFAGGTNALDQPIEAGDSLHVPRRRDEVTVLGAVRQPGVVRHAPMRPPSFFLDQAGGLTRRADRGEVVVLKAKLGTRLQASEVDQLDPGDTIIAPFKETRTFMDFVRDVSAVATPLSALILTWLAIRNAN